From one Lycium ferocissimum isolate CSIRO_LF1 chromosome 7, AGI_CSIRO_Lferr_CH_V1, whole genome shotgun sequence genomic stretch:
- the LOC132065131 gene encoding glycine-rich protein 2-like, whose translation MAEESGQRAKGTVKWFSDQKGFGFITPDDGGEDLFVHQSGIKSEGFRSLSEGEAVEFEVESGSDGRTKAVDVTGPDGAAVSGGGGRGGGGGRGGGYGGGGGGYGGGRGGSRGYGDGGYGGGGYGGGRSYGGGGGGYGGGGGYGGGGGGGDGCFKCGESGHFARDCSQGGGGGGYGGSGGGGGGYSRGGGGGGCYKCGEDGHFARECTSGGR comes from the coding sequence ATGGCGGAAGAGAGTGGACAGAGGGCTAAGGGAACCGTGAAGTGGTTCAGTGACCAAAAGGGGTTCGGCTTCATCACTCCTGATGATGGTGGTGAGGATCTGTTTGTTCACCAGTCAGGTATCAAATCTGAGGGTTTCCGTAGCCTATCTGAAGGTGAAGCCGTTGAGTTTGAGGTTGAATCTGGTAGTGACGGAAGAACCAAGGCTGTTGACGTCACCGGACCTGACGGTGCTGCTGTCTCCGGTGGTGGAGGTCGCGGCGGCGGAGGTGGCCGTGGTGGTGGTTACGGCGGTGGAGGCGGTGGTTACGGTGGTGGTCGTGGTGGTAGCCGTGGATATGGTGACGGTGGGTACGGTGGTGGTGGATATGGAGGAGGTAGGAGTTACggtggtggtggaggtggaTATGGTGGTGGGGGTGGTTACGGCGGCGGTGGTGGCGGTGGCGACGGCTGCTTCAAGTGTGGTGAGAGTGGTCACTTTGCTAGGGACTGTAGCCAGGGAGGCGGCGGCGGTGGATATGGTGGTAGCGGCGGCGGCGGTGGTGGTTATTCCCGTGGTGGCGGCGGCGGTGGCTGCTACAAGTGTGGAGAAGATGGTCATTTTGCTCGTGAATGCACCAGTGGTGGTCGTTGA